DNA from Labeo rohita strain BAU-BD-2019 unplaced genomic scaffold, IGBB_LRoh.1.0 scaffold_108, whole genome shotgun sequence:
aagaaagacatgaacatcttggatgacaagggggtgactacattatctgtacatttttgttctggaagcgaactaatcctttaaatgtgTGTGACTTTCGGCGTCATTCATGTCCAGatattttaagttgttaaattgcaaactggtatttgttattatttaaattttatcatAGCCATAAGCACACTGGATTGTGGCACaaatagttttaatagtttaaatcAAAGGAAACGTAAATCAATATGGTCTATAAATGTCAATATCTTTTATCAGTaacacttaagaaaacacaaccTCCAACAGATCTCtactacttttgattaattttacagaaaaaaagctcAAATAGAACATGGAAATAACTTTTTACTCTACCTTCTGATCACACTGTGAGAAGTGCTGTTCTTCCACTGTAtttatgtcttgttttccagtgcaaatgtctaaaatgtttttaagtcaagatacatttactgaaaaaaaaagacagaaagcttgttttttgagaatttcatgAAAATGAGGtcagtttatgattaaaacaaaatcatCTGAGAAATGGGCTCAGAAAAACAATTCtattcaaagggaaaacaagttttcattccacactgacagatatttgttcttgttttaaacataGTCACTTCATTTAGATGAATTTCTCAAAAACAAGCCTGTCATGACTtaatgaatttaagactttctgctTTGATTTAAGAGCTTTTATGGCCTTAATTTGTGGAATTGTAAGAGCcacaaaaaaactgtttctgGGAAATTCAGGTAAATATGACTACTTTaacaattatttacattttatattcgCATTTTGACGCTTTATGGCATCAGTCCTCATTCACTGTCACGGACTGTAAAAATGACAGCGTAAACATTTTgctaaacatctccttttgtgtttcacagaagaaagaacgTGTTTGGGAAGGAAAGAGAGtgagaaaatgacagaatggTCTCTTTACGCTGAACTGCTTCTTCAGACGCGCACAGTTACAGGATATTTAATGAATCGTTACTGACGCCAGTGTGAACGCGCGTCATGATCGGTGACAATGATCGCGACGCTGTTTCATGTGATGTTTTCACGCACCTTGACGCTCGGAACGTCCCGCGGCTCCAGCCCGACCAGCGCGCAGCAGCTGTAGCAGTAGAACATGCGCGACGCGCCGCACCGCGAGCATTTCATCCGGCCGGCGCGCTGCGCCTCATCCAGCGGCGCGTGCGACGCGAGCAGCAGGCCGCTCAGAGCGCTGCTCTCCTGATCCGACATGACCACCGAACAGAACCCGAACCCTccacacacaacacaacaaaacactaCAACAAACCCACGTGTGCGGGACGCACCGGAAACACTACCGCGCCGGAGGAAGCAGGAAGAGCGGCGGGCGGTGTCCTAGCAACAGACGCGACGCAGATGTTTGAGATGGAGAAACAGACGCAACGCGCCGCGGAGAACAACATCATTTGCTCACTGGACGAATTTATTCAATCTCAAGGACTGGTGAGTCCACAACAACACCACTGAATTAACCATAATAAgtaaaaacacttatttaattattgcatgaGTCTTACGAAACCAGCCCAAAACTTAAGTGGAGTCTGTCAGAGAAGAGTCCAACTCAGAATTAAATATGTGAAATGTGATATATGAAATGAGACATGGATGTTTCCCTACAAAGAACAatcataaaatctaaaaaaaaaagtttgccaaGACCtgtggcttgagaaagccacaGGTCTTGGCAAACCTGAAAAGTTTAGCCTGAAAGTTTAGTGCAGCTGTAAAAGCTTTaagttttaaactttatatagaTAGATTAGATGATTTGTATGTtattaccatgattagcatgtagttagcatgtttttaacatttttcctagtatgtttaacatgtttctggcatgaccagcaagttattagcatgtttctagcatgattagcatgttgttagcatgatttgcatgttactagtattttgctagtatgtttctagcatgactttcaagtcactagcatgtttctggcatgactagcaagttactagcatgtttctagtatgattagcatgttattagcatgttgctactcTGTTCCtagcgtgattagcatgttgctagcatggttaacatgttactaccatgttgttagcgtgttactagcatgattaccatgttacttgcatgttgctaacatgtttctagcatggttagcgtattgttagcatgattaacgttGCTACTCTGTTTCTagtgtgattagcatgttactgccatgttgttagcatgttactagcatgattaccatgttactagcatattgctagcctgtttctagcgtgattaacaagttactagcatatttctagtatgattagcatgttattaacatgttgctactctgtttctagcgtgattagcatgttgctagcatgattaacatgttactagcatgttgctagcctgtttctagcatgattagcaagttattaacatgattagcaagttactagcatgattagcatgttgcttgcctgtttctagcatgattagtgagttattagcatgattagcatgttactagcatgattagcatgttactagcatgttgcttgcctgtttctagcatgattagtgagttattagcatgattagcatgttactagcatgttgctagcctgttactagcatgattagcatgttactagcatgttgctagcctgtttctagcatgattagcatgttactagcatgttgcttgcctgtttctagcatgattagcgagttattagcatgattagcatgttgctagcatgttgcttgcctgtttctaacatgattattaACCctaagttattagcatgattaacatgttactagcctgtttctagcatgattagcatgttactagcatgttgttagcgtgttgctagcatgtttctaacataattagcaaagtcactagcatgactagcatgattagcatgttgctagcatgttctaGTTGAGCTAGAAATATTAGAGACATTAGATGAGTCTGAATGAGTCTCAGTGAATAGTTTTTGTCAAACTAACCTGGCGGGGACAGAAAGAGTGAGTGTGTTTTCATCAGTGATGTTTGAGTCTGTCGCATAACGGCGTCGCTCATTACTGAACCGACCAATCAGTTCAAATGACGTCTAATGACGTTTGCCCCGGTCTGTGTTTTAGATCGTCAACAAAACAACAGGTGAAAAAAAGGTTGAatttagccaaaaaatacacattAGCAAAACAAACGAGACTAGAATGGAGCTGATCCTGGAGGAGATGTTAGATGAAATGTcttcatgtttattttcataatctGTGTGTGATTTGCTCTGTTGATACTGACAGGTGTTTCTGATTATATGTCAGTATTATCAATCATGGCATGTCATTTGTGAATAGAGgataattatcattatatataacaaattaaatCTGCTGCAGTGTTTAATACTGAATTACTTATAAACTCTGAAAAATCCACTCTATCACTAGTtgttttctctgtctgtctcagaCGTTCAGTGTATGTGATGATTTTCCAGTGCTGTTGTGGTGTCTGTGCTGTTTCAGGTGGATTGGCCGGTGACGTGTGAGGACGATCTGGACGAGTCTTCCTCTCGTCTCTACCAGCGCTCTGAAGAAATCTACGAAGATCTCAAAGCCAGAGTCCCGTTTCCCAGCGGCGCTGCTGAATCCCTGAAGAAACACCTGCAGACGCTTGAGACGAGAGTGAAGCTCCAGAACCAAATCTTTACCCAGACGTCTGATTAATGCATCGCTCTGTGCTCATCATAAACCTTTAATGCTTTTACTTTATTGATATTAGTGTCTCTCTGTCCATCAGTTCTGGATGTTTTGATCATTGAAAGGAAAGTGCAGTAGAACGGCAGCTGGATGGGTGATTCCTCTGTTAGATCAGGTACGACGAAGTTAAATTATCCTGAGCTCAGCATCACAAATCAGAAAGAGCAGATTATATAACTGTCCACAAATGATTGTTAGTTTCACATGATGCGAGTTACACTGCTGAGCGCAGTGTTTGTGATTACATGATGGGCATTAGAGTTAAGTGTTATCTAGAGATGAGCTCAGTCACCAATAGGTGATAATGATTTAAACACACAGACCTTCACATGTGCAGAAATGCAGCAGCTCCCTCTTGAGGAGAACACACCTCTGACCTGCTCATTTCACTCGTTTTAATTTTCTGGGTTACATTTTAATGGGTTAATTAGCATGTCTAATCCAAATAACATTTGAACTGAATCaatcttttaaaatgcaatcaagTGAAAATATAACAATTCCTTTATAACAgaacattgcatttttgttttttgtcaaatgaagtttaaatagagtttaaatactttttaaaaatagtaatctttcatcattttttgtcataaactgtcatttaatttaactttttaatttccCTCGCTTAATttgaaaatttatattattagttatattttttaatatttaaaatattagcgTCTTATagataatttaaatttaaactgtgcatccttatttttttgcattacagtaatgagaatatGTGGGCTAAATTCTGTGTTTAATTCCACAGTACAGTGAATCTTAATGTGAGCCGCTCGTGATCTTGAGGGATTCATCCGTATGTGTTCGGTCTCGGTGTTGTTTTAGGCTTTAACAGATTCCATTTGGATTCAAGGCTTTGATAAACTCAGTCGACGTGTCCGCGGGTCGCGCTGCCAGAATCGCCCACGCTTTTGATTTCGTTTGGGCTCAGATGTGCTGAACTCATGCTATGTGCTGAAGGCTTTCAAACACAccaccaacaaacaaacaccagATGAACATGAGACGCGCTCGAGAGACACGCTTTCATAAAAGATCAGACTTCATGAAATGACAAGTGATTCTGTGAAAAGGTTCGCAGACGGTGATGAAGCGCACACATCTCCTGATCCAGATGATCCGAATCAAAGCCTTTTATCTGATAGATGAGTAATGTGGTTTTTAGCTCGAGGCCCTTCAGCCGCCGTTTACATTCAGAACATGTTACAAATTATCAGATAAAACCAACTTTGCGTGACTTGGCAGAAGAGCTCACCTACGCTAACTCGCTCTGGGTcagagatgtgtgtgtgtgtgtgtgtgtgtgtgtgagagagacagtgaaatcagtgaaaataaatgattgaaCTGATTAGTGTAAATGATTTCATTGTTCAAACAGGGTTCATCATGATATGAGAGTctgagatgatgatgatgatcccAAAAAttccagtatttttgttttatcacAAATTTTACATGAAGGTCTTACTCTTTTTATAATTTACTGTTGAATGTCAGTTTctgactaaaacaaaaaaagctaacTGCACTGCATTGAGGTGTTGGGGAaagttgcttttaaaaataatgtaatacaatattgcgttactccctaaaaaaaagtaagtaattagttacattttatggaaagtaatgtgttacgttacttttgcgttacctattaaatctgggcaggacatgattgtttttaatataaaaagctcTATTTttcgtctgtacagtagaatacagaaaaagaaagttcaacactctttagcaataaaaaaaacaaaatgctagtTTATCTTGAGtagtttttgcttattagtatggttgaattggatcatcgaaggtcatcagcaaagacactggttaataaaatggtactgttaaaaactattaaaggaTGTCTGTATTATCATattcatattctgagttgcatttcactgtttttattcattttgaggaatactgtttttgaaatctgCAGTGTTgtgggtaatgcattacaagtaacacgagttatgaaatcagattactttttcaagtaactagtaaagtaatgcattactttttaatttacaagaaaatatctttttgaaaTAAGTAACAGCAGCTACTTGTTTTCATATTTATCGACAgacaagtctcctgtccccatgttgagagaaatcgggagtaaatGCAGAGACGTTAATGTTattgtagttctagactaaatttaaacatgcatttactcaaaagaaaaaaaaaaaaacagattcacacattcctcaaaatgaatgaaaactgaaatacaaaCTGAAATATGACGCAAAcatgcaataattaaaatatgttaaatatcaCAAATCCTATATGTATTCAatctcattttattaaccagtgtttttgctgctgaactttgatgatccagttcaaccatactaataagcaaaaattactgtaggtaagtaaatatttgtgcttatgatttttttcatagctgaagagtgttgaacctgaaagggcttttatatttgctaaaagtagaactttttatatgaaaaacaaagaagcaagccctgcccagatttaaaaagtaacacaaaagtaatgtaacacattacttgccataaaaagtaactaagtaacgtaattagttacttttttagggagtaacgcaataatgtaatgcattacttttaaaagtaactttccccaacgctgtagatgaattaatgcatgatcacatttattctagaactgaAGTAATGTCTTaatcccgatttctctcaacatgtggacaggagagctttcaatcaataaatggggaaaaaataaccggcgttacttatttgaaaaagtaactcggATATTTTCTTGTAGATGCTTTACTTTAccagttacttaaaaaaagtaatcttaTTACGTAACTCGTGTTCCCCTCCACACTGTCAATAGCTGTGGTTTGACGTCATCGTTATGATGTTTGACAGAGAACATGGAGCTAAACGTCTGGAGATGAACGTTCTCTCGGCCGGAGGATCCGTGTTAAACGAGAAAACCAGATCAGGGTGATTCATGAAGCGGATCATAAGCGTGTTTGCTGTGCTGTGTAAACACCTGCCGTGCGTCCAGATAAAGGCCTCGTGAACAAACCTCACAACACGCCACTCCATAGAAAGGTATATAGATGTTTATTGAAATTGATCTAGAATCATATAAAACCTCAGATTTATAGCAGCAACTTATAAACTCCTGcaaactctgtgtgtgtgtttgcagcacTGCGTTCATGAACTCGGAGCCAGCGGCAcataaatatcataaataaCACGCAACAACACGTGGACACGATCGCATTAGAGCGACGAGCGATTACGAGAAACTAAATACTGTCACGTTAAAGCATCAACCCGTCGTGTGTTTACCAGAATCGATCCAATTTCATCCGACTGCGTGGACAAAGTGTCTTAGGATGGATGAGGAGAAGGAAAATCATAgagaaaaacattgcatttcTTAGAATAAATACCATTACGGACAAATCGCTCACTGACGTGAATGTGAACCGCATGcgatttttagcatttaaaataataaatgacaaaaaaagccAGACCCAaagtttgaaaaacaaaatgaaaaatccaATTGAAATTGAGGGTGAACTGTGAGGCCTGGAAGCGAGGAGGGAATGTctcaaactaaatgaaaatcaaaACTGGTCAGGATGAATGCTGAAGGGATGTAGGtgtgtttatacagtataaatggACGGATATAAACGGTGTGATATTTCAAGCGGCGTCTGTCAGACAGAACACACACGGCGCTGCTGTGCCGAATGAGAATAATCGTCTGCATAAATGCGCCGCAGTGTTTATTTGGTGTTTTCATTCTTATGGGCTCTAATGGTGGTGAAAGTGCCGCAACGGAAACATAAACATCTCtctgaaatacaaaaatagctttatcTCAAAACACAGATGAGCATTTCCAGCCACACATTCCTATACGATCGTGCGTTTTACCCGCTGCTCGTGAAAGAATGAACGATTTGCGGATGAAGTTTGACGAACGAACGGACGCGGCGACGGCGTCTCTGGGGTTTCTTCACGCCAGCTTCTTCTCGTCTTCCCTGCACTTTCTTGGGATGAAGTGGGAAGAGATGCTCTCTTTCCTCGTCTTCTTTCCTCTCAGCGGCCGGCCCTTCTGCGACAGAGAGATGAACATCTCTTTGCCGTTTTTAGTCCATTTGACGGACGAGTACGCCGTGTAGTAGTTCTCTAAAAACACTTCTTTGAAGTTGCAGCTGTCGTTGTAGTCTTTCTGTGCGGGAAAGAAGAACAGATCGTATGGTTGGACAGAAACGAGATGTATTGTGTTATGTTGTGTATGGTTACCCTTtgcatttgttatatttactcTTAAATGAAAGATGGGAGCGTGTTAGCTGGAATCAGATTAACTGgtatttgttgtgtgtttgcagGACGGATGGCTTCATACTTTGCCCTGTAACATTCCGGTGCGGTTCATGGAAATATAATACTGGCTCTTCAGTCCTTTTATGGCCAACACGCCACCCTCCGAAACCGTCCTGATCTCCAGaacacctgaaacacacacagcgGACCGGCCTGAGCGCATCAACACACAAAGACACGGGTGAACTTCGGGGATAAATGTCCTTTAGAAACGTCCTCGGAGACCACTTCAGTCTGCCAGTTGACAAGTGGCTCAACGATGACCTTAATAAGGGTTACTCTAGTGAACTAAAACTAGAACTGAAACAAAATTTCAATAAATGTTAACTAGAAACATTTGTgtccctggactacaaaaccaatcttaagtagcacgggtacatttgtagcaatagccaaaaacacattgtatgtgattttatgccaaaaattattaggatattaagtaaagatatttggtaaatttcctactgtaaatatatcaaaatgtaatttttgattagtaatatgcatcactAAGAACTTCACtgggacaactttaaaggtgattttctcaatattttgatttttttggtgcctccagattccagattttcaaataactgtGTCTCACCCAGATATtgtccatacatcaatggaaagctcatttattcagctttcagatgatgtataaatctcaaaacacagttgacccttatgactggttttgagttccagggtcacatataagaaaAGCTTAAACTTAGCCTTTCCTCTCATTTAGCTTGTAGTacctaaaataactgaaataaaaatgaatcaaaactatataaacacatttacaaatcaataaaaatagcaaaatctttaactaaaatgaacaaaaatctaattcaaaacaGTGATAGGAGCTCAATACAATTCAGTTAACACTGACCTAAATGACATCAAATTCTTAGTTTGTAGTAATTGTTACACACACGATGTTTGAGAGCTTATGGGGCATTTAGTGGTTTAAAGGTGATGTGTGCCATTTTTGGGGTGTCAAAACACTCGATATGCAGAGAAATTATGGCTGCAATTCTGTCAATACACACTTGACCTATGGAAATCCATTCCTACAAAGCAAAATATCAGCATCAGATGGTTTAATTAAGATCTGCGGCGAGTTAAAGCTCCAGTTGCACAGATATTTGACAGCTGAAGCGtctgtttgttgtgtttggatGAGAAGCGGACACGGCTCTTGTCGTTTGGGGCTGCGCGTGTGCGCGCGTCTCTGGAAGTGTTTGCTTCACATGTGAGCAGCTCCAGCGGTATAATAAGCTGCTGTCACGGCACAACTCTGACAGAACCTCAGAACGCGTCTGCTTTTCTCTCCCGCGGCGCTCGCCGCCCCTCTCTGACCCTCACTGCATGTCTCGCATGCGCTCCGTGCGTGCAGTCGTCGGCCACATCTGGCTGTAtcaatttttcttcttttcagcGCCAGCTGACGTAACCATTTTCCCTCCAGAGCAGGGATGCATGCCGTCACGCCAACACAACATCTTTTCTTCTAGTACACAACAGAAATGAGTAATAACCAAACATGCTTGGGGCTGATGTTATATACATGATCATTAAAGCGaataatcaattatttaaatgtttattttttcagtttaataatTCCTTATGTGTCCGTGCGCACAACATCAGCCTCCAGtctcattttttgttgttgttttgacgCTCTCTACACAAACTAGATTGCAATCACTGAACTGTACTTCCATTCTGAACGCATCTGATAACGTCTGGCCACTAAGTCCTGTAACGAAGGGAAACAAGAGCTATAAATACGCTCGCAAACACCTGTTTCTCTTTACGCCTGTCACTCTTTGTCACGCTGCCACGCGACCTGCTCTCAATCCCACTGGAGCTCTGACCAGACGATACAGTGGGAAAACACTCTCTACTGTCACATAAGAGGCCTTCAACAATCTTGCACATTTTTTgagatcaaaagtgactgtacATTCAGTTGAAACCACCATGCAACTTTGACATCTTCAGATATTCGTATGTGCATCATCTAAcgtttgttaatgttatttttcgTCACACAGTGATATATCAACTGTTGAGCTCCTGACACGCTACAGAAACACGAAGACGCGATTGATGACTGTAGCTCTTACTGTAGCAGTTGTTGGGATCCTGCGTCCCGTTGATATTCCCGTACTCGTCGATCATCAGAAACCACTGCGTGCGACTGTAGAGGCGTCGGATCCGAACGTCCCCTCCTTCCATGTAGTCGTAGTTCCTGGTGTGGCGCTCGTGTTTGGAGCAGTCGGTCACAGACGCGGCCCGCTCTCCatcgcacacgcacacacggcTGACCAGCAGCACCAGCCACAGTCCACACGCAAACTTAGGCAGTTTCCATCGCAGCGTCCATTTGCGCATTATACTGCGTTTCTCCAGGAGTTCATGATCCACATACTGAAGGCAAAACTCAGGTTGGATCTTCAAGTCGTGGGAGATCCGCTCGGACCCGTTCCCAGTACGATCCTCAGATGGTGgcgtgacctctgacctcctGCTGCAGCAGCACAATCTCCTCAGAGCCGGAGGAGGCAGCAGTGTGTTTGTTTCTGCTGTTAGTGACACAAATCAACCAACGGACGCTTCACACACTGTCCATTCCTGATGAAGATACAGGAGACAGGTCAATATAATTCATGTATAAAACTGATTCtgcatgttcattcatatatatagacatatataaTACCGCTATATAACAAACATAGTAAGGATATAAGATACACAAAGGATACACTAAAAACTAATTTTCCACAATACTTACTCAGAATTCACTGCAAGACATTTGATTATCAAATGACAGGGCTGTTGCTAGATTTTGGAACTGACGTTGGAGAGAATGACCACCACTTGGAATCGGCTAAGTGGGCACAACTCACTATTCTGTAATATTCAGTTATATCCCAGTATTCCTCTGTCACTAATTTAAATGTCTTAATATTCTCCTTTCGCTACTTTAAATGTTTGTCGATCTATTGCTGCTTCAAATGTCCTAATGTGTTGCACTGTTACTACTTTTAATGTCTCAGTGCCGCTCTATCGCTACTCTTCATTTCCCAGTGTCGCTCTATTGCTACTTCAAATGTCTGTCGCTCTATTACTACTTTAAATGTCTCAGTGTCGCTCCATTGAACCTTCAAATGTCCCAGTGTCGATCTGTCACTTTAAGTGCCCCAGTGTTGctctattataaataaaaaaaataaataaaggtgactatTGCTAGTTCAAATATTCCAGTGTTGCTCTATCGGTACTTCAAATGTTCCAGTGTCAATCTGTCGCTACTTTAAAAGTCTCCATGTCGCTCTATCACTACTTTAAATGTCTCAGTGTCACTCTATCGCTACTTCACATGTCCCAGTGTTGCTCTATTGCTTCTTTATGTGTTTCAGTGTTGCTCTATTGAAACTTCAAATGTCCCAGTGTCGATATGTCACTTTAAATGTCCTGGTGTTGctctattataaataaaaaaataaataaaggtgattatTGCTAGTTCAAATATTCCATTGTTGCTCTATCGGTACTTTAAATGTCCCAGTGTCGCTCTGTCGCTACTTTAAATGTCTCAGTGTCACTCTATCGCTACTTTAAATGTCTTGGTGTTGCTCTATCACTACTTCACATGTCCCAGTGCTGCTCTATCGCATCTTTAAGTGTCTCAGTGTTGCTCTATTGAAACTTTACATTTACCAGTGTCGACCTGTCACTTTAAATGTCCTGGTGTTGCTCTATTGCTAGTTCAAATGTTCCAGTGTTGCTCTATCTGTACTTCAAATGCCCCAGTGTTGCTCTATCGCTACTTCAAATGTTCTAGTGTTGCTCTGTCGCTACTTTAAATGTCTCAGTGTGGCTCTATTGCATCTTCAAATGTCCCAGTGTCGATCTGTCACTACTTTAAATGTCCTAGTGTCGCTCTGTCTCTGCTTCAAATGTTGCCGTGTCACTCTATCGTTACTGCAAATGTCTCAATATCACTCTATTGCTACTTTGAATTTCTTAATGTCCTCTGTTGCTACTTTAATTGCCTCAATATATCTACTTCAGATGTCTCAATATTGCTCTGTTGCTACTTTGAATGTCTCAGTGTTGCTCTACCACTTCTTTAGATGTCTCAATATCAGTCTGTTGTTACTTCAGTCTCAGTTTGCTCTGTTGCCACTTCAAATGTCTTAGTATGACTCTATGTCTATTTTACATGTCTCTGTATTGGTCTATCACTACTTCAGATGTCTCAGTATTGCTCTATTTCTAGTTTGAATATCTCAGTGTCACACTATCACTGCTTTAAATAATTCAGTACAGCTCTATTTCTACTTTAAATGTCTCAGTATTGCTCTACCACTACTTTAAATGTATGTTGCTCTTTCTCTCATTGAAATGTCACAGTATCATTCTCATTGTTATTATCTTAAATGTTTCAGTCTTGCTCTGtttctaatttaaatgtttcactaTTGCtcaatttctgttttaaatgtctcagTTTGCTCGGCTGCTGCTTTAACTGACAATAGTATATTTCTCTCACTCTGTCTCTTTGCCTAGTTTCTGCCAAATTgatttattagtttaaaattttacaaaaattctttttaaaaacagtctTTAAAAGCGACTTACTTCTGCTTCCAGGATGAGCGCTTCAGTCCCGACGATTCCAGAGAAACTTCCACTGTGACGCACAGAGAGAGAGTGTTTTGGGACAGCCCGTCTGTGCTGTGCATCTTCTCGTGTTGCTGAACGCTGTGCGATCTCTGATAAAAGCCTCCTGCTGACCTCACTTCTCTGCAATTACGTCTCAGCCACTCAGCTGTCACTGGGATGCTGGcgcgagagaaagagagagagagagagaatggtAACTTTCTTCTGGCCAGGCCTCCGCTGGACGAGAGAGGGAGCCGTAAACAAGAGCGGCGgccgttctctctctctctctgaggtATGTGGGAAGAATCCTGCAAGATCCGCACGCAGACTCTTAAGAAACTGCTGTTGCATCGACGCCCACCGCGTCAACATTTACGAAAAATCACATGGCGTGAGATCGAGGATTTCTCTAGACCCTGCAGTTCTCATGTGATCTGAAGGG
Protein-coding regions in this window:
- the fgf7 gene encoding fibroblast growth factor 7 encodes the protein MRKWTLRWKLPKFACGLWLVLLVSRVCVCDGERAASVTDCSKHERHTRNYDYMEGGDVRIRRLYSRTQWFLMIDEYGNINGTQDPNNCYSVLEIRTVSEGGVLAIKGLKSQYYISMNRTGMLQGKKDYNDSCNFKEVFLENYYTAYSSVKWTKNGKEMFISLSQKGRPLRGKKTRKESISSHFIPRKCREDEKKLA
- the LOC127157451 gene encoding uncharacterized protein LOC127157451 — its product is MIGDNDRDAVSCDVFTHLDARNVPRLQPDQRAAAVAVEHARRAAPRAFHPAGALRLIQRRVRREQQAAQSAALLIRHDHRTEPEPSTHNTTKHYNKPTCAGRTGNTTAPEEAGRAAGGVLATDATQMFEMEKQTQRAAENNIICSLDEFIQSQGLVDWPVTCEDDLDESSSRLYQRSEEIYEDLKARVPFPSGAAESLKKHLQTLETRVKLQNQIFTQTSD